The following are encoded together in the Pelagicoccus enzymogenes genome:
- a CDS encoding discoidin domain-containing protein, whose translation MKTKLLLCLRCTVAISIAIIANYVAHAKDTIDLSGTWEVRLDTDDQVEPTRWPKDLKSSPITLPGTIGEAELGTPLALEPALTKQVFEYLHQRNSYIGAAWYSREIEVDESWANAPVELLLERVLWRSDVWLNGEKIDTQNSLIAPHRFDLGTKLKPGKNTLMVRIDNRMQVDIGTLGHAYTEQTQTIWNGILGSIELRKQAPLSIAKLSVEPQPIDGKVHVTFELSNTTGKEQKTNIQLSAAPEGKSKTVASTSLSLTAPAGTSHHSATLPADKLNRWSEFNPQLYSFEAQLSAGKLSDSEGIVSGIREILTDERHVTINGNVSFMRGTLDCAIFPKTGYPPTDVASWDKIFQTVRDYGLNHVRFHSWCPPAAAFESADKLGVYLQPELPNWTFKNGQDPVVDAWLEEEGYRILREYAHHPSFVFFSMGNELTGDYSYLDGLIRRLREKAPHLLYTSTTYSFSERGAKEGPEDDIFITQRSNTGWVRGQGFINTTWPTTDSNYAEGMSSIDVPLITHEVGQYNVYPNLSELPKYDGNLRALNFEAIKEDLEKKGRLDKADDYTLNSGKLAVILYKEDIERALRTKDLSGIQLLNLNDFPGQSTATVGVLDAFWESKGLVTPEEFRQFTSPVVPLIKMPKMAWSNDETFTASIEIANFSDATLKNAKISWSLKTEDGKTVAKANLPSRNVPLGNGHDLGQIEAPLKSIKEATKLSVEVALKGTDYKNAWNIWVYPNNAETTPENVTVIRRYGKPLFDALAAGENVLFLPSVEELTNPLAGRFIPVFWSPLHFPNQAGSLGTLIDSDHPAFKSFPTDTHTDWQWWELLADSTSITADSLGPDFEPVMQFIDKYNRNSLPAIMWEAKVGPGKLFVCTLDLDSDPERRIVARQLKASLLDYIGGKAFAPDFEIDAKTLASFFQVKPYTFELSRGTSHPNHDFNKLFDGKADTFWHSDWNDKDTKHPYVITIAMKEQLKVAGLKYLPRQNSERARVADYKIETSLDGKNWKTASSGTLPNSKEVQQIKFKESVSTLFLRLTVLSDVSTTTHAAIAELSPIFDDGNANVDDLGLIDGFNN comes from the coding sequence ATGAAAACGAAGCTCTTACTTTGCCTTCGCTGCACCGTCGCCATTTCCATTGCCATCATCGCTAACTACGTGGCGCACGCCAAAGATACGATCGACCTTTCCGGAACCTGGGAAGTTCGCCTCGACACCGACGACCAAGTGGAGCCCACCCGCTGGCCGAAAGACCTAAAGTCGAGTCCGATCACCCTTCCCGGCACCATCGGCGAAGCGGAACTCGGCACGCCCCTCGCCCTCGAACCAGCCCTCACCAAACAAGTCTTCGAGTACCTCCATCAACGGAACAGCTACATCGGGGCCGCTTGGTACTCGCGCGAAATCGAAGTGGACGAGTCTTGGGCCAACGCTCCCGTGGAGCTTTTGCTCGAACGCGTGCTCTGGCGCAGTGACGTCTGGCTCAACGGCGAAAAGATCGACACCCAAAACTCGCTCATCGCCCCACACCGCTTCGACCTCGGCACCAAGCTAAAGCCCGGCAAAAACACCCTCATGGTCCGTATCGACAATCGTATGCAAGTCGACATCGGCACCCTTGGCCACGCCTACACCGAGCAGACGCAAACCATCTGGAACGGCATCCTCGGCAGCATCGAACTGCGCAAGCAAGCCCCTCTCTCCATCGCAAAACTCTCCGTCGAACCACAACCCATCGATGGCAAGGTACACGTCACTTTCGAACTCTCCAACACCACTGGCAAAGAGCAGAAAACCAACATCCAGCTCTCTGCGGCCCCCGAGGGAAAGAGCAAGACCGTCGCCTCCACCTCACTCTCTCTCACCGCGCCCGCCGGAACATCTCATCACTCCGCCACCCTCCCCGCCGACAAGCTGAACCGTTGGTCCGAATTCAACCCGCAGCTCTACAGCTTCGAGGCACAACTTTCCGCCGGAAAGCTCTCCGACAGCGAAGGCATCGTATCCGGTATCCGCGAAATCCTTACCGACGAGCGCCACGTCACCATAAACGGAAACGTCTCCTTCATGCGCGGCACTCTCGACTGCGCTATCTTTCCCAAGACCGGCTACCCGCCCACGGACGTGGCCAGCTGGGACAAAATCTTCCAAACCGTACGCGACTACGGACTCAACCACGTGCGCTTCCACTCCTGGTGCCCGCCGGCAGCCGCCTTCGAGTCCGCCGACAAACTCGGTGTCTACCTCCAACCGGAACTCCCGAACTGGACCTTTAAAAACGGCCAGGATCCCGTGGTAGACGCCTGGCTCGAAGAGGAAGGCTACCGCATCTTGCGCGAGTACGCCCACCACCCGTCATTCGTCTTCTTCAGCATGGGCAACGAGCTGACGGGCGACTACTCCTACCTAGACGGCCTCATCCGCCGCCTACGCGAAAAAGCGCCTCACCTGCTCTACACCAGCACCACCTATTCTTTCTCCGAACGCGGAGCGAAGGAAGGCCCGGAGGACGACATCTTCATCACCCAACGCAGCAACACCGGCTGGGTACGCGGTCAGGGCTTTATCAATACAACTTGGCCTACCACCGACAGCAATTACGCGGAAGGCATGTCCAGCATCGACGTCCCCCTCATCACCCACGAAGTCGGACAATACAACGTGTATCCAAATCTCTCCGAACTCCCAAAATACGACGGCAACCTTCGCGCCCTCAACTTCGAAGCCATCAAAGAAGATCTCGAAAAGAAAGGCCGACTCGACAAGGCCGACGACTACACGCTCAACTCCGGCAAGCTCGCCGTCATCCTCTACAAGGAAGACATCGAACGCGCCCTGCGTACCAAGGACCTCTCCGGTATCCAACTTTTGAATCTCAACGACTTCCCCGGCCAAAGCACCGCCACCGTAGGCGTCCTCGACGCCTTTTGGGAGTCCAAGGGATTGGTCACTCCAGAAGAGTTCCGCCAATTCACCTCTCCCGTCGTACCTCTCATCAAAATGCCGAAGATGGCTTGGAGCAACGACGAGACTTTTACTGCTTCCATTGAGATCGCCAACTTCTCCGACGCCACCCTCAAGAACGCGAAGATCTCCTGGTCACTCAAAACCGAGGACGGCAAAACCGTCGCCAAGGCAAACCTCCCATCTCGTAACGTCCCTCTCGGAAACGGGCACGACCTCGGTCAGATCGAGGCTCCGCTCAAGTCTATCAAGGAAGCCACCAAGCTCAGCGTCGAAGTCGCCCTCAAAGGCACGGACTACAAAAACGCCTGGAACATCTGGGTCTACCCCAACAACGCCGAAACGACTCCCGAAAACGTCACCGTCATTCGCCGCTACGGCAAGCCGCTCTTCGACGCCCTTGCCGCCGGCGAGAACGTGCTCTTCCTCCCCTCCGTGGAAGAACTAACCAACCCACTGGCCGGTCGTTTCATACCTGTATTCTGGAGTCCACTACACTTTCCGAATCAAGCCGGCTCGCTGGGAACGCTCATCGATAGCGACCACCCGGCCTTTAAATCCTTCCCCACCGACACCCACACCGACTGGCAATGGTGGGAGCTGCTCGCGGATTCGACTTCCATCACCGCCGACTCCCTCGGTCCTGATTTCGAGCCGGTCATGCAATTCATCGACAAGTACAATCGCAACAGCCTCCCCGCCATCATGTGGGAAGCCAAGGTTGGTCCCGGCAAGCTCTTCGTCTGTACCCTCGACCTCGATTCCGATCCCGAGCGTCGCATCGTCGCCCGCCAGCTCAAGGCATCCCTCTTGGACTACATCGGCGGCAAGGCCTTCGCGCCTGACTTCGAAATCGACGCTAAAACACTCGCTAGTTTCTTCCAAGTGAAGCCTTACACCTTCGAGCTCAGCCGAGGTACCAGCCATCCGAACCACGACTTCAACAAGCTCTTCGATGGCAAGGCCGACACCTTCTGGCACAGCGATTGGAACGACAAGGACACCAAGCATCCCTACGTCATCACAATTGCCATGAAGGAACAACTCAAGGTCGCAGGCTTGAAGTACCTTCCTCGCCAAAACAGCGAGAGAGCCCGCGTCGCCGATTACAAAATCGAAACCAGCCTCGATGGTAAGAACTGGAAAACGGCCTCAAGCGGCACCCTTCCCAACAGCAAAGAGGTTCAGCAAATCAAGTTCAAGGAATCCGTATCCACGCTTTTCCTACGTCTAACCGTACTCTCGGACGTCTCAACAACCACCCATGCCGCCATCGCCGAACTCTCTCCCATCTTCGACGACGGAAATGCAAACGTAGACGACCTCGGCCTCATCGACGGCTTCAACAATTGA